From Crassaminicella indica, one genomic window encodes:
- the hfq gene encoding RNA chaperone Hfq has protein sequence MKNAINLQDIFLNQVRKEHMPITVYLINGFQIKGTVKGFDSYTIVIDSDGRQHMIYKHAISTITPLKAINFVQNKKQEQENE, from the coding sequence ATGAAAAATGCAATAAATCTTCAAGATATATTCTTGAATCAGGTAAGGAAAGAACATATGCCTATAACCGTATACTTGATCAATGGGTTTCAAATAAAGGGAACTGTAAAGGGTTTTGACAGCTATACTATTGTAATAGATAGTGATGGAAGACAGCATATGATTTATAAGCATGCTATTTCAACTATTACACCGTTAAAGGCTATTAATTTTGTACAAAATAAAAAACAAGAGCAAGAAAATGAATAA
- the miaA gene encoding tRNA (adenosine(37)-N6)-dimethylallyltransferase MiaA, with protein sequence MKKPLLIIVGPTAVGKTEISINVAKRLNGEIISADSMQVYKYMNIGSAKPTEEEKSGIPHYLMDEIDPRERFSVADFQEKAKEYIDKIIEKNKLPIVVGGTGLYVNALIYNIDFTQTTSDWTFRKKLEDLAQKFGNEYLHQKLFEKDKEAAARIHPNNIKRVIRALEVIENGGRIKDFKNALIENEEYNYVLIGLIRDRQELYERINMRVDLMIKCGLIEEVKDLMKLGLDEEDISMKGLGYKEIIRYLKGEYDLEEAISLLKRDTRRYAKRQITWFKRYDQIKWFDFCDYKSKQELEEDIIKYVEGNLNLL encoded by the coding sequence ATGAAAAAACCTCTTTTAATTATCGTTGGACCTACTGCAGTTGGCAAAACAGAAATATCTATTAATGTTGCAAAAAGATTAAATGGTGAGATCATTTCTGCAGACTCTATGCAGGTTTATAAATATATGAATATTGGTAGTGCAAAACCAACAGAAGAAGAAAAATCAGGAATTCCTCATTATCTAATGGATGAAATTGATCCTAGAGAACGGTTTTCTGTAGCAGATTTTCAGGAAAAAGCAAAGGAATATATTGATAAGATCATTGAAAAAAACAAGCTACCTATTGTTGTTGGAGGAACAGGATTATATGTGAATGCTCTTATATACAATATTGACTTTACACAAACTACTTCTGATTGGACATTTAGAAAAAAATTAGAAGATTTGGCACAAAAATTTGGAAATGAATATTTGCATCAAAAGCTCTTTGAAAAGGATAAAGAGGCAGCTGCTCGTATTCATCCTAATAATATAAAAAGAGTGATTAGAGCATTAGAGGTTATTGAAAATGGGGGAAGAATAAAAGACTTTAAGAATGCTTTAATAGAAAATGAAGAATATAATTATGTGTTAATAGGGCTAATAAGAGATCGTCAAGAGCTCTATGAAAGAATAAATATGAGAGTAGATTTAATGATAAAATGTGGTCTAATTGAAGAAGTAAAGGATTTAATGAAGCTTGGATTAGATGAAGAAGATATATCTATGAAAGGATTAGGTTATAAGGAGATTATTCGTTATCTAAAAGGAGAATATGATTTGGAAGAAGCTATAAGCCTTTTGAAAAGAGATACACGTCGTTATGCAAAAAGGCAGATAACATGGTTTAAAAGATATGACCAAATAAAATGGTTTGATTTTTGTGATTACAAGTCAAAACAAGAATTAGAAGAGGATATTATAAAATATGTAGAAGGAAATTTAAATCTTTTATAG
- the mutL gene encoding DNA mismatch repair endonuclease MutL, which yields MLKRIHRLEKEIANKIAAGEVVDRPSSVVKELVENAIDAKASRIIIEIKDGGKSYIRITDNGIGIHKEDVRIAFERHATSKIKDVEDLNTILSLGFRGEALASIAAVSQVELISKTRDVESGTYLELHGGQIIEHKDIGCPNGTTFVIKNLFYNVPARLQFMKSKATETSHISDLVSKYALAYPDISFRFINNGSIVFTTSGSSSIVNNIASIYGKEIAKSMFYTSNRQKDLYIEAYISKPTLTRGNKQLQVFFVNGRYVKNQILSDAIEEAYKTLITVNRFPICFIYLTVSPNSIDVNIHPTKTEIRFDNELRIKDFVVNTLKKRLLKENLIPSVSFERPKKKEDGYQERILDLPVLKESSELDKTKIIKKEDEWINPVNTRDESLVCEDKSSYHANNKTEQKLTGAFSEKENIKVANQNFHKDIKNKDFKTNNTLIDERKYNKNKEKIQGIRILGQLFNTYLIGQDEASMYLIDQHAAHERIIYDRLLKNYQAQSPVSQKLLAPILIELSLGEFEMVKKNKNIFISLGFEIEEFGINSLIIRSVPVVFGKPEAKKFFIEIVDNLKKDIQSSYDIKIEKIISMSCKQAIKANDQLAPLEIEELMKQLSELENPYTCPHGRPVIISMSKYDIEKKFKRI from the coding sequence ATGCTCAAAAGAATTCATAGACTTGAAAAAGAAATAGCTAATAAGATAGCAGCAGGAGAAGTGGTTGACCGACCTAGTTCTGTTGTAAAAGAATTAGTTGAAAATGCTATAGATGCAAAGGCATCTAGGATTATTATCGAAATTAAAGATGGTGGTAAAAGCTATATAAGAATTACAGATAATGGAATAGGTATTCATAAAGAAGATGTAAGGATTGCATTTGAAAGACATGCTACTAGTAAAATCAAAGATGTTGAGGATTTGAATACTATTTTATCATTAGGATTTAGAGGAGAAGCATTAGCAAGTATTGCAGCTGTATCTCAAGTTGAATTAATATCAAAGACAAGAGATGTAGAATCAGGTACTTATTTAGAATTACATGGAGGGCAAATTATAGAGCATAAAGATATAGGATGTCCTAATGGGACTACTTTTGTTATAAAAAATTTATTTTATAATGTACCAGCAAGACTTCAATTTATGAAGTCAAAGGCTACAGAAACAAGTCATATAAGTGATTTAGTTAGTAAATATGCTTTAGCATATCCAGATATTTCTTTTCGATTTATAAACAATGGATCTATTGTATTTACAACATCTGGTTCAAGTAGTATTGTGAATAATATTGCAAGTATTTATGGAAAAGAAATAGCGAAGAGTATGTTTTACACATCTAATAGGCAAAAAGACTTATATATAGAAGCATATATTTCAAAGCCAACTTTAACAAGAGGAAATAAGCAGTTGCAGGTATTTTTTGTAAATGGTCGTTATGTAAAAAATCAAATTCTTAGTGATGCTATAGAAGAAGCCTATAAAACGCTTATTACAGTTAATAGATTTCCTATATGTTTTATTTATTTAACAGTTTCTCCAAACAGTATAGATGTGAATATACATCCCACAAAAACAGAAATTCGATTTGATAATGAATTAAGGATTAAAGATTTTGTAGTAAATACACTAAAGAAAAGACTTCTTAAGGAAAATCTAATTCCAAGTGTAAGCTTTGAAAGACCTAAGAAAAAAGAAGACGGTTATCAAGAAAGGATATTAGATTTACCTGTACTGAAAGAGTCTAGTGAATTGGATAAAACAAAAATTATTAAAAAAGAAGATGAATGGATCAATCCTGTAAATACAAGAGATGAAAGTTTAGTTTGTGAGGATAAATCAAGCTATCATGCAAATAATAAAACAGAACAAAAGCTTACAGGAGCTTTTTCTGAAAAAGAAAATATTAAAGTTGCAAATCAAAATTTTCACAAGGATATAAAGAACAAAGATTTCAAAACCAACAATACATTAATAGATGAAAGAAAGTACAATAAAAATAAAGAAAAGATTCAAGGGATTCGTATATTAGGACAGCTTTTTAATACATATCTAATAGGACAAGATGAAGCGTCTATGTATTTAATTGATCAACATGCAGCACATGAAAGAATTATATATGACAGATTATTAAAGAATTATCAAGCACAGTCTCCTGTTAGTCAAAAATTGCTAGCACCTATTTTAATAGAGTTATCCCTTGGAGAATTTGAAATGGTAAAAAAAAATAAGAACATATTTATTAGTTTAGGGTTTGAAATAGAAGAATTTGGGATAAATTCATTAATTATAAGATCTGTACCTGTTGTTTTTGGTAAACCAGAAGCAAAAAAGTTTTTTATAGAGATTGTTGATAATCTTAAAAAAGATATTCAATCTAGTTATGATATAAAAATAGAAAAAATAATATCCATGTCATGTAAACAGGCTATTAAGGCAAATGATCAATTAGCTCCTTTAGAGATTGAAGAACTTATGAAGCAGTTATCTGAGCTTGAAAATCCATATACATGTCCTCATGGAAGACCAGTTATTATATCTATGAGTAAATATGATATTGAAAAGAAATTCAAGAGAATATAG